In the genome of Leeuwenhoekiella sp. MAR_2009_132, one region contains:
- a CDS encoding patatin family protein → MRALVISGGGSKGAYAGGVAQYLMEELGHKYDLFLGTSTGSLLISQLANNNIQRAYEVYTNVNQNTIFNVNPFNIKSKGDREYVSINYWNTVWQFMRRKRTFGESKNLLKNIKKNLSRSEFEHIKKTAADVVVTVSNLSKNTVEYKSIRNWEYNDFCEWIWISCNYVPFMSLVNKNGYEYADGGFGCIVPIREAIRRGATEVDAIILESENMEYNKVLGKNPFSLMVNLFGFLMDQVEYHDVIVGKLAAINKDVPLNLYYTPSKLTENSLIFNKKLMTSWWQQGWEYAADKAKQAQDNKLRAISESD, encoded by the coding sequence ATGAGAGCTTTGGTAATTTCTGGTGGGGGTAGTAAAGGTGCTTATGCCGGTGGCGTGGCTCAATACCTTATGGAAGAGTTAGGTCATAAATATGATCTTTTTTTAGGTACTTCTACCGGAAGCCTTTTGATCTCACAACTTGCTAATAATAACATTCAGCGTGCGTATGAGGTTTATACAAACGTAAACCAGAACACCATTTTTAATGTAAACCCGTTCAATATTAAATCTAAAGGCGACCGGGAATATGTGTCTATTAATTACTGGAACACCGTCTGGCAATTTATGCGTAGGAAACGCACCTTTGGCGAAAGCAAAAATTTACTCAAGAATATTAAAAAAAATCTTTCCCGAAGTGAGTTTGAACATATAAAAAAAACTGCTGCAGATGTGGTGGTTACTGTGTCTAACTTGTCTAAAAATACTGTAGAATATAAATCTATTCGCAATTGGGAATATAATGATTTCTGTGAGTGGATCTGGATTAGTTGCAACTACGTGCCTTTTATGAGTCTGGTTAATAAAAATGGCTATGAGTATGCAGATGGGGGTTTTGGCTGTATTGTACCTATACGGGAAGCGATACGTCGTGGTGCTACCGAAGTTGATGCCATAATTCTTGAGTCAGAGAATATGGAGTATAATAAGGTTTTGGGTAAAAACCCGTTTTCGCTAATGGTAAATTTATTTGGTTTTTTAATGGATCAGGTAGAATATCACGATGTGATTGTGGGTAAGCTGGCCGCAATAAATAAAGATGTCCCCCTTAACTTATATTACACACCCTCAAAACTTACCGAAAACAGTCTTATTTTTAATAAAAAGTTAATGACCAGCTGGTGGCAACAAGGATGGGAATATGCTGCAGATAAGGCAAAACAAGCCCAGGACAATAAGCTTAGGGCAATCTCAGAATCAGATTAA
- a CDS encoding M1 family metallopeptidase yields the protein MKLIFTVFFACLTSVIYSQQTETVDFERIYALLDFDFANGTVTGDMEIKFTMLEDADFVYLNAKNITKYASTLNGKLISTHTDDGRMIFTRSFTKGETYSLVLKYTAKPDKALYFVNNGGFQQIWTQGQGKYTSNWLPSIDDMNDKIEFDLSIIAYPGQEVVSNGVLVEKEEKGDKFIWHYEMTEPMSSYLVAVVLGDYKKIKYVSDSGIPMELYYYPSDSLKVLTTYKYSKEIFNYLEEEIGVKFPWPVYRQIPVKDFLYAGMENTTATIFSDQFVVDRNGFIDRNYVSVNAHELAHQWFGDYVTETSGTHHWLQEGFATYYALLAERKVFGDDYFYWKLYQSAEELKALSDKGKGERLLDPKASSLTFYQKGAWALHMLHEKIGDEAFKAGIKSYLNTHKFKNVTTEDFLKEMRIASGEDLIDFEKDWLQQTAFQDKAALEVLKKSPIIQKYMRVVALRNVPFSQKQNKLLDLLALPDEYTGQEAIYQLSEVSPGAASRIYERAFYTNNPWVRQAIALTVQKVPAEMKTNYERLLNDDSYITREQALLNLWTSFPSDRHKYLNQMKGIQGFSDHNIEITWLALAISTLDYEEAYIRDHFFRLTRFTGSRYSYATRKNAFQKLYQLQLFEPKSLENLIDGCFHINWRFSESCRGILDMLIKDPEWKKELQKLKLKEEKQQKFLAEKLT from the coding sequence ATGAAATTGATTTTTACGGTTTTTTTCGCTTGCTTAACAAGTGTAATCTATAGCCAACAGACCGAGACGGTTGACTTTGAACGTATTTACGCACTCCTTGATTTTGATTTTGCAAACGGTACCGTTACCGGCGATATGGAAATTAAATTCACTATGCTTGAAGATGCAGACTTTGTATATCTCAATGCGAAAAACATTACTAAATATGCTTCTACATTAAACGGTAAGTTAATAAGTACCCATACAGATGATGGGCGTATGATCTTTACCCGAAGCTTTACTAAAGGAGAGACGTACTCATTGGTTTTAAAGTATACCGCAAAGCCAGACAAGGCACTGTACTTTGTAAATAATGGTGGTTTTCAGCAAATCTGGACGCAGGGGCAGGGCAAATACACTTCTAACTGGTTACCTAGTATAGATGATATGAATGATAAGATAGAATTTGACCTATCTATTATTGCATATCCCGGGCAGGAAGTTGTTTCTAATGGTGTTCTGGTTGAGAAAGAAGAAAAGGGTGACAAGTTTATTTGGCATTATGAGATGACAGAGCCTATGTCTAGCTATCTTGTTGCTGTTGTTCTTGGAGATTATAAAAAGATAAAATATGTTTCAGACTCCGGTATTCCTATGGAGTTGTACTATTATCCCTCAGATTCTCTAAAGGTTTTAACGACCTACAAGTATAGCAAGGAGATTTTTAATTACTTAGAAGAAGAAATAGGTGTTAAGTTTCCGTGGCCTGTATATAGACAAATTCCCGTTAAAGACTTTTTGTATGCCGGTATGGAAAATACGACGGCTACCATCTTTAGCGATCAATTTGTTGTAGATCGTAATGGTTTTATAGATCGCAATTATGTAAGTGTTAATGCACACGAGCTTGCACACCAGTGGTTTGGAGATTATGTGACCGAAACTTCGGGAACACATCATTGGCTGCAAGAAGGTTTTGCGACCTATTATGCCTTGCTCGCAGAGCGGAAAGTATTTGGGGATGATTATTTTTATTGGAAACTGTATCAATCTGCCGAAGAATTAAAGGCGCTAAGTGATAAGGGTAAAGGAGAACGATTACTTGACCCTAAAGCAAGTTCTCTCACATTTTATCAAAAAGGAGCCTGGGCATTACATATGTTGCACGAAAAAATAGGAGATGAGGCATTTAAAGCTGGAATAAAAAGCTATCTCAATACCCATAAATTTAAAAACGTTACTACTGAAGATTTCCTCAAAGAAATGCGTATTGCAAGCGGCGAAGATTTAATTGATTTTGAAAAAGACTGGTTGCAGCAAACTGCATTTCAGGATAAAGCTGCTTTAGAGGTACTAAAAAAGTCACCGATAATCCAAAAGTATATGCGTGTTGTCGCATTGCGCAACGTTCCGTTTAGTCAAAAGCAAAACAAACTTTTAGATTTATTGGCTTTACCTGATGAGTACACAGGACAAGAGGCAATTTACCAGCTTTCTGAGGTTTCTCCCGGGGCGGCTTCCCGTATTTACGAACGTGCGTTCTACACTAATAATCCCTGGGTACGCCAGGCGATTGCGCTAACGGTACAGAAAGTACCTGCAGAAATGAAAACAAACTATGAGCGCCTACTTAACGACGATTCTTACATAACCCGTGAGCAGGCATTACTTAATTTATGGACTTCGTTCCCTTCAGATCGTCATAAATATTTAAACCAGATGAAGGGCATACAAGGCTTTTCAGATCATAATATTGAAATCACCTGGCTTGCACTTGCAATTTCTACTTTAGATTATGAAGAGGCTTATATACGCGACCACTTTTTTAGACTAACCCGTTTTACAGGCAGTAGATATTCATATGCTACGCGAAAAAATGCATTTCAAAAATTGTATCAGTTACAGTTGTTTGAGCCTAAAAGTTTAGAGAATTTAATTGATGGCTGTTTTCATATCAACTGGAGATTTTCTGAGTCTTGCCGCGGGATTTTAGATATGCTTATAAAAGATCCTGAGTGGAAAAAAGAGTTGCAAAAACTAAAGTTAAAAGAGGAAAAACAACAGAAATTTTTAGCTGAAAAATTGACTTAA
- the recG gene encoding ATP-dependent DNA helicase RecG → MNSSKLQTPIDYLKGVGPNRATLLRSELGIHTYQDFLNLFPNRYIDKTQYYTITQLQPTSADVQIIGKITHLKSAGEGRSKRLVATFKDQTGSMELVWFRGVKWIRESLKINIPYVIFGKVQRFGSSYSIAHPDLELLEEHEKSLRVAMQPVYPSTEKLTNRGITNRVVNVLMQTLFQEVQQDIEESLSRSILDTLKLMPKKAAFLNIHFPQSQENLAKAQFRLKFEELFYIQLQLLVKNKLHKQKIKGYPFEQIGANFTTFYNNHLPFDLTGAQKRVVKEIRNDLGKPAQMNRLLQGDVGSGKTIVALLTMLIAIDNGFQACLMAPTEILSIQHYQGLTELCEGLDINIALLTGSSRTKVRREIHENLENGSLHILIGTHALLEDKVKFKNLGLAVIDEQHRFGVAQRSKLWHKNELPPHILIMTATPIPRTLAMSVYGDLDVSVIDELPPGRKAIKTVHRYDNNRLKVFGFIRDEIKKGRQIYIVYPLIQESEALDYKDLMDGYESISREFPMPDYQISIVHGQMKPADKDYEMNRFVNGETQIMVATTVIEVGVNVPNASVMIIESAERFGLSQLHQLRGRVGRGADQSYCILMTGHKLSEDSKTRLQTMTSTNDGFEIAEVDLKLRGPGDIMGTQQSGVLNLKIADIIKDNEIMKISRSYASALLNEDPQLLKEENQPIRQMYAQLMKFKNIWNYIS, encoded by the coding sequence ATGAACTCTAGCAAGCTTCAAACTCCTATAGATTACCTTAAGGGCGTAGGTCCCAACAGGGCGACGTTGCTGCGTTCTGAATTAGGCATACACACCTATCAGGATTTTTTGAATCTGTTTCCCAATCGCTATATTGATAAAACTCAATACTATACCATTACGCAATTACAACCTACCAGTGCAGATGTGCAGATAATAGGAAAGATCACACATTTAAAAAGTGCGGGAGAAGGAAGATCAAAAAGACTGGTTGCAACGTTTAAAGATCAAACGGGATCAATGGAGCTGGTCTGGTTTAGGGGTGTAAAATGGATTAGAGAGAGTTTAAAAATCAATATTCCGTATGTGATCTTCGGAAAAGTACAGCGTTTTGGAAGCTCCTATTCTATTGCACATCCTGATTTAGAATTATTAGAGGAACATGAAAAAAGTTTGCGGGTCGCTATGCAACCTGTTTACCCTTCTACCGAAAAATTAACCAACAGAGGCATCACAAACCGAGTGGTAAATGTTCTTATGCAAACGCTGTTTCAGGAAGTGCAGCAAGATATTGAAGAATCGCTGTCAAGATCGATACTCGATACGCTGAAGCTTATGCCTAAAAAAGCGGCATTCTTAAATATTCATTTTCCGCAAAGTCAGGAAAATCTTGCAAAGGCACAGTTTCGGTTAAAATTTGAAGAACTCTTTTATATTCAGTTACAGCTTTTAGTCAAAAACAAGCTGCACAAACAGAAAATTAAAGGTTATCCTTTTGAGCAAATAGGTGCCAATTTTACCACTTTTTATAACAATCATTTACCCTTTGATCTTACGGGAGCTCAAAAACGCGTAGTTAAAGAAATACGAAATGATCTGGGAAAACCCGCTCAAATGAATCGCCTGTTACAAGGAGATGTAGGAAGTGGCAAAACCATTGTCGCTTTATTAACTATGTTAATAGCTATAGACAATGGGTTTCAAGCCTGTTTGATGGCTCCTACAGAAATACTATCTATACAGCATTATCAGGGACTTACCGAGCTCTGCGAGGGTCTCGATATAAATATCGCTTTGCTTACCGGCTCTTCACGTACTAAAGTTCGAAGAGAAATTCACGAGAATCTTGAAAATGGCTCGCTTCATATTTTAATAGGAACGCACGCGCTTTTAGAAGACAAAGTAAAATTTAAAAATCTGGGATTGGCTGTTATTGATGAGCAGCATCGCTTTGGTGTGGCTCAACGCAGTAAACTTTGGCATAAAAATGAGCTACCACCGCACATTCTTATAATGACCGCTACACCTATTCCACGTACGTTGGCAATGAGTGTTTACGGTGACCTAGATGTTTCGGTGATAGACGAGTTGCCGCCCGGAAGAAAAGCAATTAAAACGGTACATAGATATGACAACAACCGTCTTAAAGTTTTCGGTTTTATAAGAGATGAGATAAAGAAAGGAAGACAGATTTATATTGTTTACCCCTTAATTCAGGAAAGCGAAGCACTCGACTACAAAGATTTAATGGATGGTTACGAGAGCATAAGTCGCGAATTCCCAATGCCAGACTATCAAATATCAATCGTGCACGGCCAGATGAAACCTGCCGACAAAGATTATGAAATGAACCGCTTTGTAAATGGCGAGACGCAAATTATGGTTGCCACTACCGTTATTGAGGTAGGTGTTAATGTTCCTAATGCCTCTGTTATGATTATAGAAAGTGCAGAGCGCTTTGGCCTATCTCAACTGCATCAGTTGCGCGGTCGTGTAGGTCGTGGAGCAGACCAGAGCTACTGTATTTTAATGACGGGGCACAAGTTGTCTGAAGACAGCAAAACCCGATTACAGACTATGACCAGTACTAATGATGGTTTTGAGATTGCCGAAGTAGATTTAAAACTTAGAGGTCCCGGTGATATCATGGGAACTCAGCAAAGTGGTGTGCTCAACTTAAAAATTGCTGATATTATAAAAGATAACGAGATTATGAAAATCTCCAGAAGTTATGCCTCTGCCCTGCTTAATGAAGATCCGCAACTTCTTAAAGAAGAAAATCAACCCATACGCCAGATGTATGCGCAGTTGATGAAGTTTAAAAATATATGGAATTATATTTCCTAG
- the pheT gene encoding phenylalanine--tRNA ligase subunit beta: MQISYNWLKQFINIDWEAEKTGNLLTDLGLEVEGINKFQSVKGGLQGIVVGHVLTCVKHPNADRLKITTVDLGEGEPVQIVCGAPNVDAGQKVPVATVGTTLYDEKGEAWKIKKGKIRGEVSNGMICAEDELGLGKSHDGILILDSDLKPGTLLSEVYDIEDDEVFEIGLTPNRADAMSHMGTARDLRAGLIQMGVNSEFITPSTSAFRIDNRTQKISVQVLNQERAPRYCGITISGLIVKDSPAWLQNRLKAIGLTPKNNVVDVTNYVLHELGQPLHAFDLSKISGKQINVKTVAAGTKFTTLDGIERDLHEEDLMICDSEKPLCIAGVFGGENSGVTEDTTAIFLESAFFNPVSVRKSAKRHGLNTDASFRFERGIDPNLTEYALIRAVLLIQETAGGEVTSDVIDIYPKKIEDHQVFLNFERAEKLIGEEIPKETIKSILSSLDIKINNITESGIGMTIPAYRNDVTREVDVVEEILRVYGYNKIKFKAKLNASVSKSSRFADHKIQQVTGNLLAAQGFNEMLNNSLTNPEYAVLNDAFKADYSVKMLNPLSTDLSVMRQSLLFSGLEVLAFNTNRRQPDLKLFEFGKSYHNYPGGREEHKHLTLFLSGNVNAESWNAPQKPASFFNLKGIVETVLGRLGLTDWSVKPVKNAQFSEGLNYTIQKKEVVNFGVVVKSIRNHFDLDQEILFADFNWDVILDLIQENKISFKPIPKNPAVRRDFALLLDKETLFDEIYQEAYAVEKNILKQVSLFDVYEGSNLPEGKKSYAVSFTLQDENKTLTDKEIDKIMHKLQQRFEQRLNASLR, translated from the coding sequence ATGCAAATAAGCTACAACTGGTTAAAACAGTTTATTAATATTGATTGGGAAGCAGAGAAAACCGGCAATTTACTTACAGATCTAGGTCTTGAAGTAGAAGGTATTAATAAGTTTCAAAGTGTAAAAGGAGGTCTACAAGGGATTGTGGTAGGTCACGTACTTACCTGTGTAAAACATCCTAATGCAGATCGATTAAAAATCACAACCGTAGACCTTGGGGAAGGCGAACCGGTACAAATTGTATGTGGTGCTCCCAATGTTGATGCCGGCCAGAAAGTACCGGTGGCTACTGTAGGTACAACACTTTATGATGAAAAAGGCGAAGCCTGGAAAATCAAAAAAGGTAAAATACGAGGCGAGGTAAGTAATGGGATGATTTGCGCTGAAGATGAACTAGGTCTAGGTAAAAGTCACGATGGGATTCTAATTCTCGACAGTGATTTGAAACCAGGAACACTCTTGTCTGAAGTTTATGATATTGAAGATGATGAAGTTTTTGAAATAGGCTTAACTCCTAATCGTGCAGATGCGATGAGTCACATGGGTACTGCCCGTGATTTACGCGCAGGCTTAATACAAATGGGCGTTAACAGCGAATTTATAACCCCATCTACAAGTGCATTTCGTATAGATAACCGCACTCAAAAAATCAGTGTTCAGGTTTTAAATCAAGAGCGCGCACCGCGGTATTGTGGGATTACTATAAGTGGCCTTATTGTTAAAGATTCTCCGGCATGGTTACAAAACCGACTAAAAGCCATAGGTCTTACGCCTAAAAATAATGTTGTAGACGTTACTAATTACGTCTTACACGAACTGGGGCAACCCCTACATGCCTTTGACCTTTCTAAAATTAGCGGAAAGCAAATAAATGTAAAAACCGTTGCTGCAGGTACAAAGTTTACTACACTTGACGGTATAGAGCGCGATCTTCATGAAGAAGATTTAATGATTTGTGATTCTGAAAAGCCTTTGTGTATTGCGGGTGTTTTTGGGGGCGAAAATAGCGGTGTGACTGAAGATACTACAGCTATTTTCTTAGAAAGTGCTTTCTTTAATCCAGTAAGTGTGCGTAAAAGTGCAAAACGCCACGGGTTAAATACAGATGCCTCTTTTAGATTTGAGCGCGGTATAGATCCTAATTTGACCGAATATGCCCTAATACGAGCGGTTTTACTAATTCAGGAGACCGCTGGCGGTGAAGTTACCAGTGACGTGATAGACATCTACCCTAAGAAAATTGAAGATCATCAGGTATTTTTAAATTTTGAGCGTGCCGAAAAATTGATTGGTGAAGAAATCCCAAAGGAAACCATAAAATCTATTTTATCGTCGCTTGATATTAAAATAAACAACATTACCGAATCTGGTATTGGTATGACCATACCTGCCTATCGCAATGATGTAACCCGTGAAGTAGATGTCGTTGAAGAAATTTTGCGCGTTTATGGCTACAATAAAATAAAATTTAAAGCAAAACTGAATGCTTCTGTATCTAAAAGTAGTCGCTTTGCAGATCATAAAATTCAACAGGTTACCGGTAATTTATTAGCAGCTCAAGGCTTTAATGAAATGCTAAATAACTCTTTGACTAATCCCGAATACGCCGTTTTAAATGATGCATTTAAAGCAGATTATAGTGTAAAGATGCTCAACCCCCTAAGTACAGATCTTTCGGTAATGCGCCAATCTTTATTATTTTCTGGTCTTGAAGTTTTAGCTTTTAACACAAACAGACGTCAGCCAGATTTAAAACTTTTTGAATTCGGAAAAAGTTACCATAACTATCCCGGCGGAAGAGAAGAGCACAAACATCTAACCTTATTCTTAAGCGGAAATGTAAATGCTGAAAGCTGGAATGCTCCTCAAAAACCGGCAAGCTTCTTTAACCTAAAAGGGATAGTAGAAACCGTATTAGGTCGTTTAGGCTTAACTGATTGGTCTGTAAAGCCCGTAAAAAACGCACAATTTTCTGAAGGTTTAAATTATACCATACAAAAAAAGGAGGTTGTTAATTTTGGAGTTGTTGTAAAATCAATACGCAATCATTTTGATTTAGATCAGGAAATTTTATTTGCTGATTTCAACTGGGATGTTATTCTAGACCTTATACAAGAAAACAAAATTAGCTTTAAGCCTATACCAAAAAATCCCGCTGTACGTCGTGATTTTGCCTTGTTATTAGATAAAGAGACACTTTTTGATGAGATCTATCAAGAGGCTTATGCTGTTGAGAAAAACATACTAAAACAGGTTTCTCTTTTTGATGTTTATGAAGGTTCTAATCTTCCCGAAGGCAAAAAAAGTTATGCTGTGAGCTTCACCTTACAAGACGAAAATAAAACACTTACAGACAAAGAAATAGATAAAATTATGCATAAACTGCAGCAGCGTTTTGAACAACGTTTAAATGCATCGCTGCGTTAA
- a CDS encoding DUF2007 domain-containing protein: MIKESNYERVYTGSEINGKFIQNYLEEAGIHSVVRNDGESAIRAGFGTNYINQTLVFVEKENLVKAKHLVEKAFVNSEISDTDFEEQATQSSIEDEEFVTDTNSTLIQKEEKPKRSMLNLALNAGLLLYSLYRLYPLTQGETLPTFRIVLSGFIAVFCAYTLFKHFKN; the protein is encoded by the coding sequence ATGATTAAAGAATCTAATTACGAGCGCGTTTATACTGGATCTGAAATTAATGGAAAGTTTATTCAGAATTACTTAGAAGAAGCCGGTATTCACAGTGTTGTACGTAATGATGGCGAAAGTGCAATTCGCGCTGGTTTTGGTACTAATTATATTAATCAAACCCTGGTTTTTGTTGAAAAAGAAAATCTTGTAAAGGCCAAACATCTTGTAGAAAAGGCATTTGTAAATTCTGAAATCTCAGATACAGATTTTGAAGAACAAGCGACCCAAAGTAGTATTGAGGATGAAGAATTTGTCACAGATACAAATTCAACTCTTATTCAAAAAGAAGAAAAACCAAAACGATCTATGCTTAATCTCGCATTAAACGCCGGTTTATTGCTTTACTCATTGTATCGTTTATACCCGCTTACTCAGGGAGAAACATTGCCTACATTTAGAATTGTACTTAGCGGTTTTATTGCTGTTTTTTGCGCATACACCTTATTTAAGCACTTTAAGAACTAG
- a CDS encoding ABC-F family ATP-binding cassette domain-containing protein, translated as MLSVSNLSVQFGKRVLFDEVNVSFTQGNCYGIIGANGAGKSTFLKIISGKDDATSGNVHLEAGKRMSVLEQDHYAFDDYTVLDTVLKGNKPLYKIKSEMDALYADYTDENADRIGELQVKFEEMNGWNADSDAAALLSSLGISEDLHYNLVKDLDSKQKVRVLLAQALFGNPDVLIMDEPTNDLDYETINWLENFLANYENCVIVVSHDRHFLDAVCTHISDIDFGKISHFSGNYTFWYESSQLAARQRAQQNKKSEEKKKELEEFIRRFSANVAKSKQATSRKKMIEKLNVNDIRPSSRRYPAIIFEREREAGDQILNIEKLASSIDGEILFKNINLNLAKGDKLVVYSKDSRATTAFYEILNGKQNALEGKYEWGVTTNQSYLPVDNQEYFENDLTLVDWLRQYAKTEQEREEVFLRGFLGKMIFSGEEALKTSNVLSGGEKVRCMLSRMMMQRANVLMFDEPTNHLDLESITAINNSLKNFKGTILLTTSDHEFAQTVGNRILELTPNGGIDRYLSFDEYMNDPKIKEQRQQMYSLNV; from the coding sequence ATGTTATCAGTATCAAATTTATCTGTTCAATTCGGTAAAAGAGTTCTCTTTGATGAGGTGAATGTATCATTTACACAAGGAAACTGTTATGGAATTATAGGAGCTAACGGAGCAGGAAAATCTACATTTTTAAAAATTATATCGGGTAAAGATGACGCTACGAGCGGTAACGTACATTTGGAGGCGGGTAAGCGTATGTCTGTACTTGAGCAGGATCACTATGCTTTTGACGACTATACTGTTTTAGATACCGTTCTTAAAGGTAATAAGCCACTATATAAAATAAAGTCTGAGATGGATGCACTTTATGCAGACTACACAGACGAGAATGCAGACCGTATAGGAGAATTACAAGTGAAATTTGAAGAGATGAATGGCTGGAATGCAGACAGTGATGCAGCTGCTCTTTTATCTAGTTTAGGTATTTCTGAAGATTTACATTACAATCTGGTCAAAGATCTTGATAGTAAACAAAAAGTACGTGTGCTTTTAGCACAGGCTTTGTTTGGTAATCCAGATGTTTTGATAATGGATGAGCCAACAAACGATTTAGATTATGAGACCATTAACTGGTTAGAAAACTTTTTGGCTAATTATGAGAATTGTGTGATTGTGGTATCTCACGACCGTCACTTTTTAGACGCAGTTTGTACACATATATCAGATATTGACTTCGGAAAAATTTCTCACTTTAGCGGAAACTATACATTCTGGTATGAGTCTTCACAGTTAGCAGCGCGTCAACGTGCGCAACAAAACAAGAAGTCTGAAGAGAAGAAAAAAGAACTTGAAGAGTTTATACGTCGTTTTAGCGCGAACGTTGCAAAGAGTAAACAAGCAACATCTCGTAAGAAAATGATTGAAAAGCTTAATGTAAATGACATTAGACCTTCAAGCCGAAGATATCCTGCTATTATATTTGAACGCGAGCGTGAAGCAGGAGATCAGATTTTAAATATTGAAAAATTAGCTTCTTCTATAGATGGAGAGATTTTATTCAAAAACATAAATCTCAATCTTGCAAAAGGTGATAAGCTAGTTGTCTATTCTAAAGACAGCCGTGCTACTACTGCTTTTTATGAGATCTTAAATGGAAAACAAAATGCATTAGAAGGTAAATATGAGTGGGGTGTTACAACAAATCAATCCTATTTGCCTGTTGATAATCAAGAGTATTTTGAAAATGATTTAACCTTAGTAGATTGGTTACGTCAGTATGCAAAAACAGAGCAGGAGCGTGAAGAAGTATTTTTAAGAGGTTTCTTAGGGAAGATGATTTTTTCTGGAGAAGAGGCGCTTAAAACTTCTAATGTGCTTTCCGGAGGAGAAAAAGTACGCTGTATGTTAAGCAGAATGATGATGCAACGTGCAAACGTTCTTATGTTTGATGAGCCTACAAACCATTTAGATCTAGAGTCTATTACGGCTATAAACAATAGTCTTAAAAACTTTAAAGGCACAATTTTACTAACTACTAGTGACCATGAGTTTGCACAAACGGTAGGTAATCGTATCTTAGAACTTACTCCTAACGGTGGTATCGACCGTTATTTAAGTTTTGATGAGTATATGAATGATCCTAAAATTAAAGAGCAACGTCAACAAATGTATTCGTTAAACGTATAG